The stretch of DNA ATGTGCAGGAATGATTGGGTCTCTTTCTCCTGCTGGTTCGAATTCTCTTAGAGCTCCTCTTGCACATTCTTTTCTTGGGTGAGCAAAGTCAAATACCAATGAAGGGTCTGCAAATGCAATTTTAATTAATGGGTTCGTTGCAAACGCATCTCTTCTTGCTGAGTGAGCTGCCTGGGTAATACCTGCGTATTCTCCCTGGTGACCTACATTCATTGCATAGTTTGGATAGTTTGGACCTCTCAATTCTAATGGTGATGATTCATCGTTTCTAATTGAAAGTGAGTTTGAAGCACCACACTGGTCTTGCAAGTCGTATCCATAGAATCCTAATCTGCTGTGGTATTCTTTGTGTAATATCTGGCTTAAATACCATCCATTAACCCCAGCATTTGAGTTTCCTGTTGCCATACATACTGAGATACCAGATGCAGCTGCTACAACACCAGCTCTTTGAGAACCTCCAAAGTGGTCTTCCAATAATGCTGGGAACTCATCATACTGTTCTAATCCATAGAGTGTAACTTCTGTTGCAATATCCTCTACAACATCCATTGTTGGTTTTGTACCATTTATTCCGTATTTTTTCTCTACATAGTCATATCCATAGTATGAGAAATCATCCAAGATGTCATCAGTGTATGTTGCACTTGCATATTGTGTGAATCCTACTCCTCCTGACATGTATGAACCGAGCCATATCTGGTCGTATAACATACAGCCCATTGCAACTACTTCTAATGACTGTTCTACTGGGTCATCACTTACTCTTGTTGTTTGCACTACATCTGCCAATACCCCAAATGGAATACCTCCTGGCTCGTTTGCTCCTCTTGACCTTCTTGCTGGAAGTGCAGTACCCATTCCAATAACATCAGCGTGTTTTGCAGCATATGAGAAATCAGCAATTGCAGCTTCTCCTGCACAGAGTTTGTATGCTGTAATGAATGACATTCCAATCTGCATAGCAGACCATCTTGCTATGGTACCTCCATCACATACCCTACCTACTAATGTAGGAACTCTTGATACCTGATAGGTTCTTTTACCAATAGCAGCTTTTAACTGTTCTGCTTGTTCTTCTGGGAACAATTTGTTAATGTCAATTAATACTCTTTTGTCGAGCTCATCTGCTAATTCATCATCCCCAGTGAATATCTTAGCGTAGGAATCCCATGCTAATGCAGGGTCTACCTCAACCATGTGTTCCTGAACAACAGCACCACCAGGTAATGCGTGGTTTATTGTTTCCATATATTCATTTATTGTTTCTGGTGTAACCTCTACACCAAGCCTTTTTTCAAGAACAGCGTGTCCTGTATCCATACCAACAATAACTGTTCTTCTGATATCATCCCACATTTGCTGGATAGCAGCATTGTTCATGAAGTGTAAGTCATCTCCTTCTACAATGGCATCAGTATTTGAGATTTTGTAAGGCATTAATTTTCTCTGTCCTAATGGAACTCCAATATCTGGGTTATATCCAGGAATACCTCCTCTTTTCTCAGATAATTCTTTCGCATGTTCAACAAACTCAGTTTTTCTTTTAGACTGTCTCCATCCACCAAAGGTGTAGAATTTTGTATATTTTTCTTTTGGATCTTCTTCAAATTTTTCTTTCAATGCTTTTAAGAACAATTTCTTTTCAGCTTCCATAAATATTCACCTCAAAAGTTTATAGAGGTAATAATAATTAATAAGTTAATTAAATAAATTAATTAAGAAAGTTATATTTAATTATTTAGTTATTTTAATTACAATCCTTCAAATATTTTCTCAGAAGGCATATATCCTCCTAATGTCCTTGCTCTATGGATTCTTTTAACTACTGCAATAACTTCTTCGTCATCTCTCATCGGAGTTCCATCTTTTCTATATATTGTTGTAATTTCTGCTAACTTTTCAGCAGGTAATGGTTCTCCAACATCAACAGGCTCATCCAATGGTCTTCCAACCTGGTCTTTTACATACAAAACATGACCTGTCTTTTCATCATATACATATCTTTGAAGAGCATCAAACATTAATCCATTCTCATCCAATCTTAATGAGTGCCCATGCACAGTAGCTCCTCTCATACCACAGGTTGCAGGGTCAAAGAATGCTGTATCAATACAGAAATTCTTTGAAACTTCTTCAAGGTTACTTTCTCTCATTTCAATAACCTGTCTTCCTGAAAGTGTTCCAGTATCTACTCCTCTGAATCTCCACATGTAAGTTCTTGCTCTGTCATAAGGTTGAGCAGGTGCATTATACATGGAATCTGCAAACTGTATATACCTGATTCTATGTCCTTCCTTAGCTCCTGTAATAGGTTCAACTAAGTCTCTTACATAATCTTCTGGCAAGTCCATTTCTTCCAATGGAGGGTGAACTGTTTTATAATCTTCACCAGGTTGCCTGTGTCCCATGACTTTTACAACTTCATCATCTGGAATTTCTCTTAATTTTTCCAATTCAATTTCTGGGTTCATGTGATTTCTTCTGTTCTGTGCAATTTTTGTTGCACCAGGGTAATATTGAGGCTTGTATGCCATAAAATCACCTCTTAAATTAAATGCTTCTTAATTTTTTCAATTACTTCATCAATTTTTGATTGTGGAGCTGATTCACCCCTAACAACCCCTGTAATAATATCTACAATCATGCCTCCTGTTTTAGGTTCAATAGGCATAACCTCTTTGGTTTTAACACCCACTTTGGCAAAATCTTCCATATCCACAGGCGTTTGGCAGACTACTATCGTAGGTATATGCACATACCTTAAAAATAATCTTGCCTTATATACGATATGGCTCTTAACATTCCCAAAGTGAATAACGCAAAGTTTATGCCTATTTACCTGCTCGGCTTCTTTTGGTTTTAACCCAAATGTTGAACCGAGGCTCCCATGAGGGGCATCATGAGGAATACCAGTACCTGCATCCAATACAAGAACACTTGTTTGGATTCCTGCTTCCCTTATTCCATAGGTAATTTCACAAACTGGTTTTGTAATATGCCTCCTTCCAGGAGACATAGCTACAACTACAACATCATTTTTCAAACCTTCTGCGAAGGTTCCTCTTTGAGCTAATCCACCACCTTCGCCCAATCCCATTACGGACCTGCAATCCACAATTTGTTCTCTTCTACCTACTGGCATATAATCACTTTAAATTTCTTTTTACTTTTCTTTTTCATCCTTTTCTGTTTTATTGTCTTCTTCATCTTTTGGAATAATTTTCACTGCGGATTCATATTTACTCCTTGGGTCGGTCAAACCTATCATATTTTTGTCCATCATATTTACCAGCTTCTCACCGTATTTTATATAATCTGTTACGGTTGCTTTATCCCTAGTAAATTTGCCGACCGATATATTGTATCCATACGGAAACAGTGATTTACAGATTTCTTCAATTTTATCTACTTCACTGTCATCCTTTAATGTTATCCAAAATCTTCCTGCCATTACTGTGAGCTCAACAGGAACTCCATGAACATTAATTTCCTTTCTCTCAGGATGATTTACGGGAGTTCCTTTTGCAGGACCGTAATATACGGTTTTTGGCAAAGGTTCGCCGTGGATTATAATTCTTTCCACAGTATCTAATGAATAAGCTTTATTAAGGAATTTTTCGGTAGTTTTAGCTTTTAAATACCTATGGGGGAAGACTTCTATTTCTATCATTTTATTACCTATTTAGTTTAGTTAATTGGCATGATTGATAAATTATTATTAATTATTATAATCAATATATTGAGTATCATTAAGCATAAAAGTTATTAACTTATAATTTATTATAATTTATCTTTTATTTCAATAGCACCTTCAATTACATGCTTCAAAGGTTCTCTAAATTCATCAATAGCACTGTATACTGCACCAACTAATGCTGATGTTTTTTCAGGTGAAAACATCTGAGTTCCTGCATCTACACATAATGCGGCACATACTGGTGGAATAGCAAATCCTTTGGAGTGTCTTGTAACGATGTGGTTTCCTGTGAATATACCTGGACCACCACCACCATAGATGGAGTGTGAGAAGAAACTGAATCCTACCGCAGTACCTTCTGCTCTACCGAAATCAACACCTGGCAAACCAGTTTCATATTCTATTATATCGTTGTAGTATAAGATTGTTGAAGCAACATTTTGAGCAGCTCTTGCTGCACCACAATTTACAATAGCTGCTGCTGCTAAACCTGCTGCTGCATAAGCATTCCACTTAGCAACATCTACTGGTTTATACATTGTAAATCCTGAATCTAGTGTTTTATCTTCTACAATTACATTATCTTCAAGAGCTCTTTCAACTAATGAAGCAACAACTGTACCAACTGTACCTTTACCGTTTGCTTTTACAAGGTCAATTACTATGTTATCTGCATTTAAACCTTGGTATCCAAGACCTAACAAGTGCATTCTTTCAAATTCACCTATTGCATCTCCCATTTCAAACATTGCTGTTTGTTCCATGATTGATGCAAATGCAATAGCGTTCATGATGTTTTTCTTTGTTGTGGCTACATAGTGGTTTACCATAATGTTTCTCAATGCGTAGCCTAAACCTTCCATGTTTGAAGGAGCTCCTAATAATGAAGCAATGTTTCCTCCCATATAATCCATAACTTGTGGGTATCTTCCGATAATTGCGGCATGCACTGTTGAACCTTCAAACATATCTATGTCAAATGTTTTAATAATAGCTTCTTTCAAAGCCATTGCTGTGTTTAACATAGATACTGAATATTCTGCTGCTACCTCTAATCTTCTGGATGGCAACTGAACAACTGCCTGTTTTCCACCGTTAATTGTTCTAATATTTGTATCATCATCTGGTGAAATTCTTAATGTTTTTTCAACTTCTTCCATAATAGCGTCAGCATTTTCTACTATTGGCAAATCCAAGGTTCTTCCTGGAATTTTGCAACCTTTGCCTCCGAGAGCTCCGGTTTTTAAACTGTTTTCTATACCTGCTAAATTAACTGCTACTGTTCTCTTAACATCGGATACTATCTTCTTTACAACTGGGTTGTACAATGGGCTTATAGCCTCCAACGGTACATTTTCTGCTGCAAGATTACCTTTCGCATCATACAAATTTATCTTATCTTCATACTTTACCATAGGAACCACTCCTATTATTTGATATATGCACTACATCCTATATTTTTATTTATATATTCCTTTTTCCATTGAATTCAAATCGAAAACTATATATAGGAGATATTTTTTAAAGGAATATTATAAAAAATTTATTCATATATTTAAATTTATTATTTTAATTTAATTTTATTTATTTTTAATTATTCTTTACAATATATGGTTTTTTGAGAGTTTTAGCAAAATTTTATATTTATTTTATTATATTTATAATTATATTATTTTTTATATTATATTATTTTATTTTTATTCATAAAACTATGAGATACTAAGGATACTAAAATAACCAAAATAAAACATTAGAGGATATTTATGAATTTCAATATTAATAATGATTTAGATGTTAATTCCAATCTTGATATATTTAGCATGGGTTTTGATGATTCAAAACATGACAATGATATCTTAAAATCTCAATCTCAACTTTTGGTTGATTTAAAAGGAGAGCCTGGTAAAAATTGCGGAGGATTTTGCAAATTTTGCTACTTTAAAAAAGTGGATAATTCCAATCCAACACCATTCGGGTGTAAAAACTGCACATTTAATATAGGTTGTGATTACTGCACCTATTCTGTAAGGGAAATTAATGGAGATTTTATACCATTACCTCTTGCTATCCAGCAAATTCAAAATGCATTATTTTTCCAAAAATACGATAAGGTAAATATTACAAGTGGTGGGGATGTTAGTTTTTATCCCAATTTAGAGGAGCTCTGTAAATATATAGGTAATATGGGCTTAAAGATTCATCTTGGATATACCTCTGGAAAAGGTTTTAATTCTATTGAAACTGCCAAAAATCTTGTTGATTATGGGGTCGATGAAGTTACATTTTCAGTATTTTCTACAAATCCGAAACTTAGAAAAGAGTGGTTATATGATAAAAACGCAGAAGAATCATTAAAATGTTTAAAATACTTCTGTGAAAACTGCGATGTCCATTGTGCCATTATATTAG from Methanothermococcus okinawensis IH1 encodes:
- the mcrD gene encoding methyl-coenzyme M reductase operon protein D, whose translation is MIEIEVFPHRYLKAKTTEKFLNKAYSLDTVERIIIHGEPLPKTVYYGPAKGTPVNHPERKEINVHGVPVELTVMAGRFWITLKDDSEVDKIEEICKSLFPYGYNISVGKFTRDKATVTDYIKYGEKLVNMMDKNMIGLTDPRSKYESAVKIIPKDEEDNKTEKDEKEK
- the mcrC gene encoding methyl-coenzyme M reductase I operon protein C, encoding MPVGRREQIVDCRSVMGLGEGGGLAQRGTFAEGLKNDVVVVAMSPGRRHITKPVCEITYGIREAGIQTSVLVLDAGTGIPHDAPHGSLGSTFGLKPKEAEQVNRHKLCVIHFGNVKSHIVYKARLFLRYVHIPTIVVCQTPVDMEDFAKVGVKTKEVMPIEPKTGGMIVDIITGVVRGESAPQSKIDEVIEKIKKHLI
- the mcrA gene encoding coenzyme-B sulfoethylthiotransferase subunit alpha, with protein sequence MEAEKKLFLKALKEKFEEDPKEKYTKFYTFGGWRQSKRKTEFVEHAKELSEKRGGIPGYNPDIGVPLGQRKLMPYKISNTDAIVEGDDLHFMNNAAIQQMWDDIRRTVIVGMDTGHAVLEKRLGVEVTPETINEYMETINHALPGGAVVQEHMVEVDPALAWDSYAKIFTGDDELADELDKRVLIDINKLFPEEQAEQLKAAIGKRTYQVSRVPTLVGRVCDGGTIARWSAMQIGMSFITAYKLCAGEAAIADFSYAAKHADVIGMGTALPARRSRGANEPGGIPFGVLADVVQTTRVSDDPVEQSLEVVAMGCMLYDQIWLGSYMSGGVGFTQYASATYTDDILDDFSYYGYDYVEKKYGINGTKPTMDVVEDIATEVTLYGLEQYDEFPALLEDHFGGSQRAGVVAAASGISVCMATGNSNAGVNGWYLSQILHKEYHSRLGFYGYDLQDQCGASNSLSIRNDESSPLELRGPNYPNYAMNVGHQGEYAGITQAAHSARRDAFATNPLIKIAFADPSLVFDFAHPRKECARGALREFEPAGERDPIIPAH
- the mcrG gene encoding coenzyme-B sulfoethylthiotransferase subunit gamma, with protein sequence MAYKPQYYPGATKIAQNRRNHMNPEIELEKLREIPDDEVVKVMGHRQPGEDYKTVHPPLEEMDLPEDYVRDLVEPITGAKEGHRIRYIQFADSMYNAPAQPYDRARTYMWRFRGVDTGTLSGRQVIEMRESNLEEVSKNFCIDTAFFDPATCGMRGATVHGHSLRLDENGLMFDALQRYVYDEKTGHVLYVKDQVGRPLDEPVDVGEPLPAEKLAEITTIYRKDGTPMRDDEEVIAVVKRIHRARTLGGYMPSEKIFEGL
- the mcrB gene encoding coenzyme-B sulfoethylthiotransferase subunit beta, which produces MVKYEDKINLYDAKGNLAAENVPLEAISPLYNPVVKKIVSDVKRTVAVNLAGIENSLKTGALGGKGCKIPGRTLDLPIVENADAIMEEVEKTLRISPDDDTNIRTINGGKQAVVQLPSRRLEVAAEYSVSMLNTAMALKEAIIKTFDIDMFEGSTVHAAIIGRYPQVMDYMGGNIASLLGAPSNMEGLGYALRNIMVNHYVATTKKNIMNAIAFASIMEQTAMFEMGDAIGEFERMHLLGLGYQGLNADNIVIDLVKANGKGTVGTVVASLVERALEDNVIVEDKTLDSGFTMYKPVDVAKWNAYAAAGLAAAAIVNCGAARAAQNVASTILYYNDIIEYETGLPGVDFGRAEGTAVGFSFFSHSIYGGGGPGIFTGNHIVTRHSKGFAIPPVCAALCVDAGTQMFSPEKTSALVGAVYSAIDEFREPLKHVIEGAIEIKDKL